The Tubulanus polymorphus chromosome 1, tnTubPoly1.2, whole genome shotgun sequence genome contains a region encoding:
- the LOC141911118 gene encoding uncharacterized protein LOC141911118 yields the protein MTAILETMGTAMFHLCLLLLANCARGGKNNAKGHGTCAEKFSSVSKEHTACKETNPSGLSDRGVSSKEKEVVLSYHNYLRGSLVNASGENQPPATNMMKLYWDDEVAMIAQKLADSCKFEHDKNINRNIPGRLTLGQNLAQGHRNWTYAIDGWFDEQKDFKYGVGSTGGVVGHYTQVVWASSTRLGCGYAKCPEGPLYVCNYGPAGNSADKKNEPYAKGPRGSKCPKRNKTGSCDCEEKICLNGATMDPDTCKCTCLSREWFREPDCGLICSEAEDYGICASQGGKWGTDKCAEYANVPMEYCPVMCKMCPAGDIDNQLEGDAANIPSGSDPTDGSGGSGDSGRSGGSGGSGDSGSSGDSGSGGSGRSGGSGRSGGSGRSGGSGRSGGSGRSGGSGRSGDSAPKCLDGSENVRKIGDVFMTPTAQVTCTSSGYEITPGCVVKGSFIAPGETKQNVADYEECVSANDEQVILSRHNYLRGHLTEYGQPAAANMMKLYWDKEAAMIAQKLADSCEFAHDPNNNRNIPGRLTLGQNLALGHRDWTGVIDAWFNEEKNFKYGVGSTGGVVGHYTQVVWATSTRVGCGYAKCPNGRLYVCNYGPAGNSGGSTKPYEEGAQGSKCPNNKDANGLCDCKDKICLNGGKMDPKTCQCTCYKQNWFRQPDCGRK from the exons ATGACAGCCATTCTCGAGACGATGGGGACTGCGATGTTTCATCTTTGTCTCTTGCTCTTAGCAAATTGTG CGCGCGGTGGCAAGAATAATGCCAAAGGCCAC GGAACATGCGCCGAAAAGTTTTCGTCAGTAAGTAAAGAACATACGGCGTGTAAAGAAACCAATCCATCGGGCTTGTCCGACCGGG GCGTTTCTTCGAAGGAAAAAGAAGTCGTATTGTCCTACCACAACTACCTGAGAGGCTCTCTGGTAAACGCGTCTGGCGAAAACCAACCACCTGCCACTAATATGATGAAATTA TACTGGGACGACGAAGTTGCGATGATAGCGCAGAAACTTGCCGACTCGTGTAAGTTTGAACACGATAAAAACATCAACAGAAATATCCCAG GTCGATTGACGCTGGGTCAGAATTTGGCTCAGGGACACCGCAACTGGACATACGCCATTGATGGCTGGTTTGACGAGCAAAAGGATTTCAAATACGGCGTTGGTTCAACAGGAGGTGTTGTCGGTCATTACACTCAG GTCGTTTGGGCGAGCTCAACCAGACTTGGCTGTGGTTATGCGAAATGTCCAGAAGGTCCATTGTACGTATGCAACTATGGACCGGC TGGTAATTCAGCAGACAAAAAGAACGAACCATACGCAAAAGGACCCCGAGGCTCAAAATGcccaaaaagaaataaaactggtTCATGTG ATTGTGAAGAAAAGATCTGTCTCAATGGCGCCACCATGGACCCGGATACATGTAAATGTACGTGTCTCTCAAGAGAATGGTTCCGAGAACCCGATTGTGGAC TTATATGCTCCGAAGCTGAAGATTATGGCATATGTGCTTCGCAAGGAGGAAAGTGGGGCACAGATAAGTGCGCCGAGTATGCAAATGTTCCCATGGAATATTGTCCAGTTATGTGTAAGATGTGTCCAG CCGGTGATATAGATAATCAACTTGAAGGAGACGCAGCAAATATTCCATCTGGCTCAGATCCTACTGATGGATCAGGTGGATCTGGGGATTCTGGCAGATCTGGCGGATCTGGCGGATCTGGGGATTCTGGTAGTTCTGGTGATTCTGGTTCTGGTGGATCTGGCAGATCTGGTGGTTCTGGCAGATCTGGTGGTTCTGGTAGATCTGGTGGTTCTGGCAGATCTGGTGGTTCTGGTAGATCTGGTGGTTCTGGTAGATCTGGTGATTCTG CGCCCAAGTGTTTGGACGGATCCGAAAATGTCAGGAAGATTGGAGATGTATTTATGACACCGACGGCTCAAGTTACATGCACGTCGTCTGGCTACGAAATCACTCCCG GATGTGTTGTTAAAGGTTCCTTTATCGCTCCTGGTGAGACCAAGCAGAACGTTGCCGACTACGAAGAAT GCGTTTCTGCAAACGATGAACAAGTCATACTCTCCCGACATAACTATCTACGAGGCCATCTGACGGAATATGGCCAACCAGCTGCCGCGAACATGATGAAGTTG TACTGGGACAAGGAAGCTGCGATGATAGCCCAAAAACTTGCTGACTCGTGTGAATTTGCGCACGATCCTAACAATAACAGAAATATTCCAG GACGATTGACACTTGGCCAGAATTTGGCTTTGGGACACCGTGACTGGACAGGCGTCATTGACGCCTGgtttaatgaagaaaaaaatttcaaatacggAGTTGGTTCCACAGGGGGCGTTGTAGGTCATTACACACAG GTAGTCTGGGCGACGTCTACAAGAGTTGGTTGCGGTTACGCGAAATGTCCAAATGGTCGTTTATACGTATGCAACTATGGACCAGC TGGTAATTCGGGAGGCTCGACGAAGCCATACGAAGAAGGTGCACAAGGCTCAAAATGTCCCAATAATAAAGATGCAAATGGTTTATGTG ATTGTAAAGATAAGATCTGTCTCAATGGGGGTAAGATGGACCCGAAAACATGTCAATGCACATGTTACAAGCAAAATTGGTTCCGACAACCAGATTGTGGCCGTAAGTGA